The Streptomyces sp. cg36 genomic interval CGGTGCCTGTGGCCAGGAGGATGCCGGCCCAGACGAGCAGGGTCTGCTCGCCGGGTACGACCACCGCGATTACCACCATGATCCAGGCCACGCCGAGGGATGCGAGGAGTGTTGCCGCCGCAATCCCTTGCCGAGTCTTCATAACGCTTTCCTCCCCTTTGTGCTGATCTCTCACGGCTATGACGTTTTGAGATCCGAGTTTGTTACTGAGCAGGGGCAGCACTCGTGAGGGAGTGCGGTCCGAGCCGTAACGGAACCGGTGGGGCGGATGGCGTGGCAGGGGTGTCCTGGCCTGGCCTGTGCGGCTTCTCTGCTCCTAGTTGTGGCCTGCGGCTGCGTGGTGCTGCCGCTCGGCCTGTTGGGTCTGCATCTGCTTGGTCATCGTGACGAACAAGGCGACCAAGTCCGGGTCATGGATGCCTAGGTGGGTGGCTGCTTCCTCGGGGGTGGAGCGTCGGCCGACGGGAGGCGGCGCGGCGGCCCTGTTGATCTCGTCTTGGGTTGCCTTGCCCGCAAGGACGAGGAGATCACCGAGGGAGACTCCGAGGTGGGGTGCCATGGTTGCAAGGACATCCGGAGTCGGGATCTTCTGGGCGTTAAGGACTCGGGAGACGGTGGAGTGGGAGACGCCTGCGTCGTTCGCGAACTTCCCGCGTCCGCCTGAGCGGGCCGACGAGATGTCGTAGCCAAGTTCAGAGAGCCTCTTCTCGAACCATGCTGCGAACGCTGCGACGTGATCCCCTCCATCGTTCTTTCGTTCCTGTTCGTTCCTTCGCATGCTCGCAATGTACCTGCGCAGCACGGTACGCGGACAGAGTTCACCCTTACTTACCCCCCTTCGATGCAGCAAGGGGGCCACTTTAGACCCCAACATCCCTTTGCGTCACTGCACTATCGCCGAGGGTACTCGAACTGGCATCCGAATAAACGGATCGAACCTTTCCGTCTTATTTTCTTGCCAGCACGAAAGGTAGCGATCTAGGTTCTTGTCTGGCAGAACGAACAGTGACCGCCAGGGGGAACACCTATGCCCTACAACCACCGCCGTCTCCTCGACGCGATGTCCGAGGCCGGCGACACCAAGAGCCCACAGGTGGCACGGCGCCTCGCCGTCCACCCCGCCACCGCATGGCGCCTGATCAAGGGGCTCAGCAAGCCAGCCGCCGAGACGCTCGTCGCGATCGAGCGCGAGTACGGCCTCACCGCCGCAGACCTGTACGGGGTGGCCGAATGAGCCGCCCGCACATCACCCGCGCGCAGGCTCACCGCAACGCGCGGGCCGTCCTCGACACCGCCCGTGCACGCCGTGACTCCCTGTGCATCGCGGACGCCGCACGTGCTGCTGCCGTCGGCAGCAACTGCACCGCCGAGGAGATCGAACGCCGCTTGCGGCGGCTCAAGCGGATGTCCGAGATCCAGCCGCAAGCACACCGCAGACAGGCACAACCCGCCGAGGGGACAGCATGACCACCGCACCGAACGGGCCGGCTACGGCCACGCCGACCGGTGTCGTTGTCGCTCCACCCGGCCTCGGCCGCGAGCAGTGGCTCGCCGCCCGCCGCTCGGGCATCGGCGGCTCGGACGTCGCCGCCGTGCTCGGGATGAGCAAGTACACGAGCCCGGTCGAGCTGTACCTCGACAAGCTCGGCGAGCTCGGCGACGTGCCGCGCTCCCCCGAGCTCGCCGAGGCAGCTTTCTGGGGGCACCAGCACGAGCCGACCATCGCGAAGGTGTTCGCCGAGCGGTCCGGTCTCGGCGTCGTCGAGGGCCCGGGGATGCTCGCGCACGTCGAGCGTCGTTGGA includes:
- a CDS encoding helix-turn-helix domain-containing protein gives rise to the protein MRRNEQERKNDGGDHVAAFAAWFEKRLSELGYDISSARSGGRGKFANDAGVSHSTVSRVLNAQKIPTPDVLATMAPHLGVSLGDLLVLAGKATQDEINRAAAPPPVGRRSTPEEAATHLGIHDPDLVALFVTMTKQMQTQQAERQHHAAAGHN